The sequence below is a genomic window from Flavobacterium lipolyticum.
AGGAGGTCTTGGTTTAGGAATTGGTTCCGGATATACGGACATTTCGGTTTCACCAAGTGCCATATATAATGTAAACGAAATAGTGGCGGTTGGTGTTGGATTGCAATTTGGTTATTTGTCTTCTAAAAATTATTATAGTTCTTTTGTTTATGGCGGAAGCCTGGTTGGACTCGTGAATCCGATTCCTGAAATTCAGCTGTCAGCAGAATTGGAACAGGTTCGTATCAATACAGACTATAAATCAACGGCCTATCGACCAAGTTATTCTGATGATTATTGGAATACCGCCTTATATCTTGGTGCGGGTTACCGAACCGGAAGTGTTACTATTGGAGCACGTTATGATGTTTTGTATGATAAAAATACCAGTCTCTACGGATCAGGGTTTATGCCTTTTGTGAGAGTTTATTTTTAGAGGTGCTAAGGTTCTGAGATGCTAAGATGCTAAGTTTTTTTGAAGATATGAATAATACGATACGTTATACCTCTAGTGAAATTTTCGAAATATTTAAAGAACAACATAGACTTTGCAGTCCTCTTGATCTGGAGACAGATGAATCTTTTGTATTAAAAACAAATACAGTAATTAAAGACTGGAGAAGAGCGCGAGATTTAGTGAAGTGGGATAAGCTTGCTGAATTTTTAAACAAAGAATTTAGAATTAATGAAACCTCAGAAAAATGGGATTCTATTTTAAATCCAGAGAAGAAAAAAACGTTGGGTGATCTCTGTGATTTTTTATCTACAACTGCAGAAAAAGAAATTATAAATCCAATTAAGATTTTAGGTAATGAGTGTTTATCTGCAGCAACGTTTATCGTTTTAAAAAGAAACTTAAAAGATAAAGGTGTTGATGTTGCAGCTTTAAGACCTTCAACAAAAATCAAAGATTTTCTAGACGTCTATGAAAATTTTTCCCCTCTTATGGAAGAAGTCACTTTAACAGGTGTTAGGGTTTTTGATAAATTAGAATATGAAAAACAAAAACCACAACGACGATATAAATATTGGATAGATCAAATATTGCCAATTTATATGTACAAGAAAAGTAGTGTTACAACTGGAGAAATTGAAACATTTCGAGATTTGATTCAAAAAATAGTCGAAAATAAAAAATTAGGAGAGACGGTATAAAAACCTTAGAACCTCTTTTTAAATGAATTATTATACATATTGGTCTATTTCGGACTTGCCATCTAACACAAGATCCTTTGATGTCTTTTTTTGGGTTGCAATTGTTTCTCTTATTCTTTGGATTTTGATTAAAAAGTTCAAAAGAAAAAATAATGATTATGAAAAGTTGATGCTATTATGGTCAGTTGGTGCCGTTTTTAGTTTATTAGTAATCATGTTTTTCTATTTGAAATTATATACAACTGATACAAGGGAAGCACGTTATGATGTTTTGTATGATAAAAATACAAGTCTTTACGGATCAGGGTTTATGCCTTTTGTGAGAGTTTATTTTTAGAGGTGCTGAGATGCTAAGATGCTAAGTTTTTAATTCATTATCATAATTACAGTTCTTAAATGAAAAAATATTTTGCTCTTCTTTTTGGAATTCTTCTTGGAAGTTCGTCCTGTCAACAAAAAGAAACAAAAAACGTTGATGTTAAAAAACAAGCTCAAATAGATGCAAATCTTGGAGTGATAAATTCTTTGAGTAATGCTGGTGATAAGCTAACTGCTTCAAGAGAAGTTTTTCACTGGATTTATTTCAAAGATGAAAAACAAAGAAATAATTATTTGACAGAAGTTAGTAAGAAAGGATTTGAACTAGTGAGTTCAGATAAAATTAATGATGAGTTTCCATATCAATTACAAATAAAAAGGATTGACAAAGTTGATGAAAATAGTGTAAATGATTATGTAATCTATCTATGGGAAAAGGCAATTGAATATAATGGAGATTACGATGGATGGGAAACAAGTATAGAAAAAACTTAGAATCTCAGAAACTTAGAGTCTCAGCACCTTAGTATCTCAGTACTTTAGCCCCTCTACTTATAATAATTCCTAAACCAAACCTTCTGCCATTCTCTTTTTAAAATCAAAAAGGAGACCTGCTCGGCTAAGATTACCAAATCAGAACCGTCGAGTTTTTTGATTTCATCTTCAGAAACATCGATGATATAAAGCAGATTGAGGTACTCCGCAAATTTGTACTGAATCATTCTATAGATTTTCTCGTGAAGTTGAATTTTTAGTTCTTCGGGAGAAATGCTCATTGGAAAATCTATTCCTTCGTTGGCCAAATTAAAGTCTTTGTTAATTTGCTCAATCAAACTTAAATATAGATTTTCGCTTTCGGCATCAGCCAATAAAATGTCGGTATTTGCAGGGATTGGAAACATTGAGGCTTTTTAAGAATTGACGCAAAGTTAAAACTAAAAAATCATTTTACGGTTGATTCTCTTTCAATGATTCTTGTAGGAAGTTCAATAATTTGATGCGTCACCGGCCGATGCTCTTTCAGGTCGGCAATTTCATCGATTAAAAGCGAAACGGCCTGATG
It includes:
- a CDS encoding ribonuclease E inhibitor RraB, with translation MKKYFALLFGILLGSSSCQQKETKNVDVKKQAQIDANLGVINSLSNAGDKLTASREVFHWIYFKDEKQRNNYLTEVSKKGFELVSSDKINDEFPYQLQIKRIDKVDENSVNDYVIYLWEKAIEYNGDYDGWETSIEKT
- a CDS encoding DUF4149 domain-containing protein, which encodes MNYYTYWSISDLPSNTRSFDVFFWVAIVSLILWILIKKFKRKNNDYEKLMLLWSVGAVFSLLVIMFFYLKLYTTDTREARYDVLYDKNTSLYGSGFMPFVRVYF